A window from Enterococcus mediterraneensis encodes these proteins:
- a CDS encoding oleate hydratase has protein sequence MKKSKVIMIGAGLANMAAAVYLIQEGRWNGEQITFYSLDDHGSNDGAPTETVTDEYWNKNHPLENQKGYVARGGRMLNYRTYVDLMDLLDRIPSATEPHMTAAEDTRDFDAKHRTFDKARLLEGGKGIIDGGHLGLNNKDRVLLTKLIAMPDSEEEKLDNVSISEYFKDDPHFFETNFWFMWETTFAFRLQSSAQELRRYMHQMIYEFTQIEHLVGVNRTRYNQYESIMLPLVNYLKDQGCHIVLNRLVTDWEFKETTMQDEITVTGLKMTNTETNEEEFVPVDDDTAVIFTNGSITDSATLGDFETPAPENMDYGAASSLWKKASERFYNVGNPDKFFADRNASEWVSFTLTTRDHILLNEITRITTQIPGNALNSFVSTSPITPLGQKDVNMSIVVHHQPHFTTQKPNETVIWGYFLYPRRRGEFVDKQYIKMNGKEMLQELIGQLSKVDPGPGNIRDKEAEIMASVINNVPVYMPYASALFNNRAKTDRPKVIPQHSTNLAFTGEFVEQPYQMVFTEQSAVRSGEIAAFHFAGIPMSRLVPNPRYDKDLKTLARAAKKMFA, from the coding sequence ATGAAAAAAAGTAAAGTTATAATGATTGGTGCCGGTTTAGCAAACATGGCAGCTGCTGTCTACTTGATTCAAGAAGGCAGATGGAATGGCGAACAAATCACCTTTTATTCTTTAGATGATCATGGTTCAAATGACGGTGCCCCAACAGAAACAGTCACAGATGAATATTGGAATAAAAATCATCCCCTTGAAAACCAAAAGGGCTATGTAGCCCGTGGCGGACGGATGCTGAATTATCGGACGTATGTTGATTTAATGGATCTTTTAGATCGAATCCCTTCTGCTACCGAGCCTCATATGACTGCCGCAGAAGATACCCGCGACTTTGATGCAAAACACCGCACATTTGATAAAGCACGGTTATTGGAGGGCGGAAAAGGAATCATTGATGGCGGTCACTTGGGATTGAACAATAAAGACCGTGTTCTTTTAACTAAGCTGATTGCTATGCCGGATTCGGAGGAAGAAAAACTGGATAATGTCTCTATTTCCGAATACTTCAAAGACGATCCTCACTTCTTTGAAACAAACTTCTGGTTCATGTGGGAGACCACTTTTGCTTTCCGTTTGCAAAGTTCTGCTCAAGAATTACGTCGCTATATGCATCAAATGATTTATGAATTTACTCAAATTGAACATTTAGTCGGTGTCAATCGTACGCGTTACAATCAATATGAAAGTATCATGCTTCCATTGGTCAATTATTTGAAAGATCAAGGCTGTCACATTGTACTCAATCGGCTAGTCACTGATTGGGAATTCAAAGAAACAACAATGCAAGATGAAATCACTGTAACCGGGTTAAAAATGACTAATACTGAAACGAATGAAGAAGAATTTGTTCCGGTAGACGATGATACTGCAGTCATCTTTACAAATGGCTCAATTACAGATTCTGCTACTTTAGGCGATTTTGAAACACCGGCTCCTGAAAATATGGACTACGGGGCAGCATCCAGTTTATGGAAAAAAGCCAGCGAACGTTTCTATAATGTAGGAAATCCCGACAAATTTTTTGCTGATCGAAATGCCAGCGAATGGGTCAGCTTTACCTTAACGACGCGTGACCATATTCTTTTGAATGAAATCACACGAATCACGACCCAAATTCCTGGCAATGCACTGAACTCCTTTGTGTCGACTTCGCCAATTACGCCGTTAGGCCAAAAGGATGTCAATATGTCGATTGTCGTCCATCATCAACCCCACTTCACGACCCAAAAACCAAATGAAACAGTCATCTGGGGTTACTTCTTGTATCCTCGCCGTCGTGGTGAATTTGTGGACAAACAATACATTAAGATGAATGGAAAGGAAATGCTGCAAGAACTGATTGGGCAACTTTCTAAAGTCGATCCTGGTCCGGGCAATATCCGCGATAAAGAAGCAGAAATCATGGCTAGTGTAATCAATAATGTTCCGGTCTACATGCCATATGCTTCAGCATTATTCAACAATCGTGCCAAAACTGATCGGCCAAAAGTAATTCCTCAACATTCTACAAACCTTGCCTTTACCGGTGAATTTGTTGAACAGCCTTATCAAATGGTTTTCACTGAACAAAGCGCCGTCCGTTCTGGAGAAATTGCGGCCTTTCACTTCGCAGGTATTCCAATGTCTCGCTTAGTACCAAACCCTCGTTACGATAAAGATTTGAAGACATTGGCTCGTGCCGCGAAAAAAATGTTTGCCTAA